In one window of Helianthus annuus cultivar XRQ/B chromosome 17, HanXRQr2.0-SUNRISE, whole genome shotgun sequence DNA:
- the LOC110923324 gene encoding uncharacterized protein LOC110923324 isoform X1, with protein sequence MYMFVCICLNEFHRFRCCLFRYAEVSIQDDYVRDENVHDAYVELNQLSDFGLAKWVTPTGLQITSTNVAGTFGYLVPEYFTHGKFMEKIDVYAFGVVLLELLTGRKPISNGHPKGEESLVMWANPVLNSGKFSRLLDPILGVDYDVDQMECMALAAMLCIRRVPRARPQITIIRNRIEMYPYSLDAWSNLGSAYMRKGRLTEAAQCCRQALSLNPHLADTQLLEAYAYKCYLEALYIQPTFGIFYSNLAGLFMESGDLSRAHQYYKAFGMAAEAIVCYQRTLQSKPDYAMAYGNLASVYDEQGNLDIATVNFNGETYESPNYCTTLRQAEHSAAGVALNALMSRVSSNALAGRILVRFCGF encoded by the exons ATGTATATGTTTGTGTGTATATGTTTAAATGAATTCCACAGGTTTCGATGTTGTTTGTTTCGTTATGCAGAAGTTAGTATACAAGATGACTATGTGCGTGACGAAAATGTTCATGATGCCTATGTCGAGCTGAATCAG CTCTCTGACTTTGGTCTTGCTAAATGGGTTACACCAACCGGACTGCAAATAACCTCTACTAATGTTGCTGGCACATTCGG TTATTTGGTTCCTGAGTATTTTACGCACGGAAAATTTATGGAGAAAATTGATGTGTATGCATTTGGTGTTGTGCTTCTTGAGCTTCTTACCGGAAGGAAGCCGATAAGCAATGGACATCCAAAGGGTGAAGAGAGTTTGGTTATGTGG GCAAATCCAGTTCTGAACAGCGGGAAATTTTCAAGATTGTTGGACCCCATTTTGGGTGTTGACTATGATGTTGACCAAATGGAGTGCATGGCTCTTGCTGCTATGCTTTGTATTAGACGTGTACCTAGGGCTCGGCCCCAAATCACCATT ATCAGAAATAGGATCGAAATGTATCCTTATTCGCTGGATGCATGGTCAAACCTGGGAAGTGCATACATGAGGAAAGGAAGACTTACTGAAGCTGCTCAATGCTGTCGGCAGGCTCTTTCACTAAACCCTCATTTGGCAGACACACAGTTGCTTGAAGCTTAC GCATACAAGTGCTACCTGGAGGCACTCTATATACAACCGACTTTTGGCATTTTCTATTCTAATCTTGCTGGCCTTTTCATGGAGTCTGGCGATCTTAGTAGGGCACATCAGTATTACAAG GCTTTTGGAATGGCTGCTGAAGCTATCGTCTGTTATCAGCGAACTCTTCAATCCAAACCAGATTATGCTATGGCTTATG GGAATCTAGCCAGCGTATATGACGAGCAAGGTAACTTGGACATAGCGACGGTTAATTTCAACGGCGAGACATATGAGAGCCCTAACTACTGCACGACGTTGAGACAGGCGGAGCATTCGGCGGCGGGGGTGGCTCTGAATGCGCTCATGAGCCGTGTTTCGTCGAATGCGTTAGCGGGAAGGATTTTGGTGAGGTTTTGTGGTTTCTAG
- the LOC110923324 gene encoding receptor protein kinase TMK1 isoform X2 has protein sequence MEVSIQDDYVRDENVHDAYVELNQLSDFGLAKWVTPTGLQITSTNVAGTFGYLVPEYFTHGKFMEKIDVYAFGVVLLELLTGRKPISNGHPKGEESLVMWANPVLNSGKFSRLLDPILGVDYDVDQMECMALAAMLCIRRVPRARPQITIIRNRIEMYPYSLDAWSNLGSAYMRKGRLTEAAQCCRQALSLNPHLADTQLLEAYAYKCYLEALYIQPTFGIFYSNLAGLFMESGDLSRAHQYYKAFGMAAEAIVCYQRTLQSKPDYAMAYGNLASVYDEQGNLDIATVNFNGETYESPNYCTTLRQAEHSAAGVALNALMSRVSSNALAGRILVRFCGF, from the exons ATGG AAGTTAGTATACAAGATGACTATGTGCGTGACGAAAATGTTCATGATGCCTATGTCGAGCTGAATCAG CTCTCTGACTTTGGTCTTGCTAAATGGGTTACACCAACCGGACTGCAAATAACCTCTACTAATGTTGCTGGCACATTCGG TTATTTGGTTCCTGAGTATTTTACGCACGGAAAATTTATGGAGAAAATTGATGTGTATGCATTTGGTGTTGTGCTTCTTGAGCTTCTTACCGGAAGGAAGCCGATAAGCAATGGACATCCAAAGGGTGAAGAGAGTTTGGTTATGTGG GCAAATCCAGTTCTGAACAGCGGGAAATTTTCAAGATTGTTGGACCCCATTTTGGGTGTTGACTATGATGTTGACCAAATGGAGTGCATGGCTCTTGCTGCTATGCTTTGTATTAGACGTGTACCTAGGGCTCGGCCCCAAATCACCATT ATCAGAAATAGGATCGAAATGTATCCTTATTCGCTGGATGCATGGTCAAACCTGGGAAGTGCATACATGAGGAAAGGAAGACTTACTGAAGCTGCTCAATGCTGTCGGCAGGCTCTTTCACTAAACCCTCATTTGGCAGACACACAGTTGCTTGAAGCTTAC GCATACAAGTGCTACCTGGAGGCACTCTATATACAACCGACTTTTGGCATTTTCTATTCTAATCTTGCTGGCCTTTTCATGGAGTCTGGCGATCTTAGTAGGGCACATCAGTATTACAAG GCTTTTGGAATGGCTGCTGAAGCTATCGTCTGTTATCAGCGAACTCTTCAATCCAAACCAGATTATGCTATGGCTTATG GGAATCTAGCCAGCGTATATGACGAGCAAGGTAACTTGGACATAGCGACGGTTAATTTCAACGGCGAGACATATGAGAGCCCTAACTACTGCACGACGTTGAGACAGGCGGAGCATTCGGCGGCGGGGGTGGCTCTGAATGCGCTCATGAGCCGTGTTTCGTCGAATGCGTTAGCGGGAAGGATTTTGGTGAGGTTTTGTGGTTTCTAG
- the LOC110923324 gene encoding probable receptor-like protein kinase At2g47060 isoform X3 yields the protein MYMFVCICLNEFHRFRCCLFRYAEVSIQDDYVRDENVHDAYVELNQLSDFGLAKWVTPTGLQITSTNVAGTFGYLVPEYFTHGKFMEKIDVYAFGVVLLELLTGRKPISNGHPKGEESLVMWANPVLNSGKFSRLLDPILGVDYDVDQMECMALAAMLCIRRVPRARPQITIAYKCYLEALYIQPTFGIFYSNLAGLFMESGDLSRAHQYYKAFGMAAEAIVCYQRTLQSKPDYAMAYGNLASVYDEQGNLDIATVNFNGETYESPNYCTTLRQAEHSAAGVALNALMSRVSSNALAGRILVRFCGF from the exons ATGTATATGTTTGTGTGTATATGTTTAAATGAATTCCACAGGTTTCGATGTTGTTTGTTTCGTTATGCAGAAGTTAGTATACAAGATGACTATGTGCGTGACGAAAATGTTCATGATGCCTATGTCGAGCTGAATCAG CTCTCTGACTTTGGTCTTGCTAAATGGGTTACACCAACCGGACTGCAAATAACCTCTACTAATGTTGCTGGCACATTCGG TTATTTGGTTCCTGAGTATTTTACGCACGGAAAATTTATGGAGAAAATTGATGTGTATGCATTTGGTGTTGTGCTTCTTGAGCTTCTTACCGGAAGGAAGCCGATAAGCAATGGACATCCAAAGGGTGAAGAGAGTTTGGTTATGTGG GCAAATCCAGTTCTGAACAGCGGGAAATTTTCAAGATTGTTGGACCCCATTTTGGGTGTTGACTATGATGTTGACCAAATGGAGTGCATGGCTCTTGCTGCTATGCTTTGTATTAGACGTGTACCTAGGGCTCGGCCCCAAATCACCATT GCATACAAGTGCTACCTGGAGGCACTCTATATACAACCGACTTTTGGCATTTTCTATTCTAATCTTGCTGGCCTTTTCATGGAGTCTGGCGATCTTAGTAGGGCACATCAGTATTACAAG GCTTTTGGAATGGCTGCTGAAGCTATCGTCTGTTATCAGCGAACTCTTCAATCCAAACCAGATTATGCTATGGCTTATG GGAATCTAGCCAGCGTATATGACGAGCAAGGTAACTTGGACATAGCGACGGTTAATTTCAACGGCGAGACATATGAGAGCCCTAACTACTGCACGACGTTGAGACAGGCGGAGCATTCGGCGGCGGGGGTGGCTCTGAATGCGCTCATGAGCCGTGTTTCGTCGAATGCGTTAGCGGGAAGGATTTTGGTGAGGTTTTGTGGTTTCTAG
- the LOC110923324 gene encoding probable serine/threonine-protein kinase PBL25 isoform X4: protein MYMFVCICLNEFHRFRCCLFRYAEVSIQDDYVRDENVHDAYVELNQLSDFGLAKWVTPTGLQITSTNVAGTFGYLVPEYFTHGKFMEKIDVYAFGVVLLELLTGRKPISNGHPKGEESLVMWANPVLNSGKFSRLLDPILGVDYDVDQMECMALAAMLCIRRVPRARPQITIIRNRIEMYPYSLDAWSNLGSAYMRKGRLTEAAQCCRQALSLNPHLADTQLLEAYVRHTSATWRHSIYNRLLAFSILILLAFSWSLAILVGHISITRLLEWLLKLSSVISELFNPNQIMLWLMGI from the exons ATGTATATGTTTGTGTGTATATGTTTAAATGAATTCCACAGGTTTCGATGTTGTTTGTTTCGTTATGCAGAAGTTAGTATACAAGATGACTATGTGCGTGACGAAAATGTTCATGATGCCTATGTCGAGCTGAATCAG CTCTCTGACTTTGGTCTTGCTAAATGGGTTACACCAACCGGACTGCAAATAACCTCTACTAATGTTGCTGGCACATTCGG TTATTTGGTTCCTGAGTATTTTACGCACGGAAAATTTATGGAGAAAATTGATGTGTATGCATTTGGTGTTGTGCTTCTTGAGCTTCTTACCGGAAGGAAGCCGATAAGCAATGGACATCCAAAGGGTGAAGAGAGTTTGGTTATGTGG GCAAATCCAGTTCTGAACAGCGGGAAATTTTCAAGATTGTTGGACCCCATTTTGGGTGTTGACTATGATGTTGACCAAATGGAGTGCATGGCTCTTGCTGCTATGCTTTGTATTAGACGTGTACCTAGGGCTCGGCCCCAAATCACCATT ATCAGAAATAGGATCGAAATGTATCCTTATTCGCTGGATGCATGGTCAAACCTGGGAAGTGCATACATGAGGAAAGGAAGACTTACTGAAGCTGCTCAATGCTGTCGGCAGGCTCTTTCACTAAACCCTCATTTGGCAGACACACAGTTGCTTGAAGCTTACGTTAG GCATACAAGTGCTACCTGGAGGCACTCTATATACAACCGACTTTTGGCATTTTCTATTCTAATCTTGCTGGCCTTTTCATGGAGTCTGGCGATCTTAGTAGGGCACATCAGTATTACAAG GCTTTTGGAATGGCTGCTGAAGCTATCGTCTGTTATCAGCGAACTCTTCAATCCAAACCAGATTATGCTATGGCTTATG GGAATCTAG
- the LOC110924147 gene encoding uncharacterized protein LOC110924147 — protein MVDHVDPFITVEIPDEDEDAELYALVKDYMIHGPCGNANLSCPCMVDNKCSKGFPKKFQDHTTLDSNGFPIYRRRDNGASVVKNGIDLDNRSVVPYNKKLLKRYQAHINVEWCNQAGSIKYLFKYINKGSDRATVVVVQHDNNNEELEQDEVKEYYDCRYLSACEASWRIFAYDVHYKTPSVIRLPFHLPGKQPVVFGPDEDINQVLNKPSVKASMFLSWMERNKHPNDTVARILTYVQFPSWYVWKLDKRCWEPRQRHKSIGRIHAVSPSLGEAYFLRILLNKVKGPKSFDDIKIVDGKVYDTFRDACYALGLLDDDTEYTEAIKEANETGSPSYLRNLFATLMLTNTLSRPEVVWESTWRYMTDDFIYRLRKYHRVPALSIPDEQLKNYVLSEVEKFLARNNSSLKRFETMPYPDNASMSDSDNRLINEERIYDKTNLEIEFNNQLNLLTDEQQSVFQQIINAIEGNKGGVFFVYGYGGTGKTFLWKTLSAAIRSKGQIVLNVASSGIASLLLSGGRTAHSRFRIPLNLTEDSVCNIKPDGDVARLLHETNLIIWDEAPMVHKHAFVALDRTMNDIFNIDTSNRSNIRFGGKVIVLGGDFRQILPVVPNGGRQEIVNASLSSPYLWDTCKLLRLTKNMRLTVGSSASDAEEIKQFAKWLLDIGEGNVGGPNDGEASIEIPSDLLITDTSDPISTLIDFVYPSILENFNNQNYFSERAILAPKNEVVHEINDRLLSLFPGEEREYLSSNSLCQSENPNATQQKLYSPDVLNGLKVSGLPNHRLALKVGVPVMLLRNIDQQNGLCNGTRLQVKKMYNRVIEAEIISGGNIGTRTYIPRISLIPSDKKIPFEFQRRQFPLAVCFAMTINKSQGQSLSRVGLYLKQPVFTHGQLYVALSRFKTRQGVKLLILDNDGKPTNKTTNVVYKEVFRDL, from the exons ATGGTAGACCATGTTGATCCATTTATAACTGTAGAAAtccctgatgaagatgaagatgcagAATTATATGCGCTTGTGAAAGACTATATGATTCATGGTCCATGTGGTAACGCTAATTTAAGTTGTCCATGTATGGTTGACAATAAGTGTTCGAAGGGTTTTCCAAAGAAATTTCAAGATCATACTACACTGGATTCAAATGGATTCCCAATATACAGAAGAAGAGATAATGGTGCTTCTGTAGTAAAAAATGGAATCGACTTAGACAACCGAAGTGTTGTGCCATACAACAAAAAACTTTTGAAACGGTACCAGGCACATATAAATGTTGAGTGGTGCAATCAAGCCGGATCaattaaatatttgtttaaatatataaataaaggcTCTGATAGAGCAACCGTTGTTGTTGTCCAACATGATAATAACAATGAAGAACTAGAACAGGACGAGGTCAAAGAATATTATGATTGTAGGTATCTCTCAGCTTGTGAGGCATCTTGGAGGATCTTCGCCTACGATGTGCATTACAAGACTCCTTCTGTTATAAGGCTGCCTTTCCATCTTCCCGGAAAACAACCTGTTGTTTTTGGACCCGACGAGGATATTAATCAAGTCCTTAACAAACCATCTGTCAAAGCATCAATGTTTCTTTCCTGGATGGAACGTAACAAACACCCGAATGACACAGTGGCCCGTATACTTACATATGTTCAGTTTCCAAGTTGGTATGTATGGAAGCTTGATAAACGTTGTTGGGAACCTAGACAAAGACATAAGTCAATTGGGAGAATTCACGCTGTAAGTCCGTCTCTTGGGGAAGCCTATTTTTTAAGAATTCTTCTTAACAAAGTGAAAGGACCAAAATCTTTTGATGATATTAAAATAGTTGATGGTAAGGTATATGATACATTTAGAGATGCATGTTATGCACTCGGTCTTTTGGACGATGACACAGAATACACTGAGGCAATCAAGGAAGCAAATGAAACAGGATCCCCTTCGTATCTTCGTAATTTATTTGCTACTTTGATGTTAACAAATACGTTATCCAGACCAGAGGTTGTATGGGAAAGCACATGGAGATACATGACAGACGACTTTATCTACAGACTTAGAAAATATCATCGAGTTCCAG CTTTATCAATTCCAGATGAGCAGCTTAAAAACTACGTTTTGAGtgaagttgaaaaattcttaGCTAGAAACAACTCATCACTCAAAAGATTTGAGACAATGCCGTACCCAGATAATGCGTCTATGTCTGATTCAGACAATCGTCTGATTAACGAGGAGCGTATCTACGACAAAACCAATCTTGAAATTGAATTTAATAATCAACTTAATTTGCTAACTGATGAGCAACAGTCAGTTTTCCAACAAATAATCAACGCAATTGAGGGTAACAAAGGTGGGGTTTTTTTTGTGTACGGCTATGGTGGGACCGGGAAGACCTTCTTATGGAAGACATTATCTGCGGCAATCAGATCAAAAGGTCAAATTGTATTAAACGTTGCTTCCAGTGGGATCGCGTCGTTGTTATTGTCTGGTGGCAGGACCGCGCATTCCAGGTTTCGTATTCCATTGAATCTTACAGAGGATTCAGTTTGTAATATAAAACCTGATGGAGATGTAGCTAGACTACTTCACGAAACAAACTTGATTATATGGGATGAAGCGCCTATGGTCCATAAGCATGCATTCGTAGCGTTGGATAGAACAATGAACGACATTTTCAATATCGACACTTCCAACAGATCAAATATCCGCTTTGGAGGAAAGGTTATTGTTTTAGGAGGCGATTTTAGACAGATCCTTCCTGTTGTTCCAAATGGTGGAAGACAAGAGATTGTCAATGCCTCATTAAGTTCGCCTTATCTTTGGGATACATGTAAGTTGCTGAGACTAACAAAAAACATGAGGTTAACAGTTGGAAGTTCAGCATCGGACGCTGAAGAAATAAAACAATTTGCAAAATGGCTTTTGGATATAGGCGAGGGAAATGTTGGTggtccaaatgatggagaagcaTCAATTGAAATACCAAGCGATCTTCTGATCACTGATACATCGGACCCCATTTCAACTTTAATTGATTTTGTGTATCCTTCAATTCTTGAAAACTTCAACAATCAAAATTATTTCAGTGAGAGGGCTATACTTGCACCTAAGAACGAGGTTGTGCATGAAATTAATGATCGGTTGTTGTCACTATTCCCAGGCGAAGAACGAGAATATCTTAGTTCAAACAGTCTTTGTCAGTCTGAAAATCCAAACGCTACACAACAAAAACTATACTCTCCCGATGTGCTTAACGGTCTTAAAGTATCCGGCTTACCTAATCATAGGCTAGCACTAAAAGTAGGTGTGCCGGTGATGCTCTTACGTAACATTGACCAACAAAATGGTCTTTGCAATGGTACACGACTACAGGTCAAAAAAATGTATAACCGTGTAATAGAAGCCGAGATAATATCCGGAGGGAACATAGGCACTCGCACTTATATACCAAGGATTAGTTTGATACCTTCTGATAAAAAAATTCCTTTTGAGTTTCAAAGGAGACAATTTCCGTTGGCTGTTTGTTTCGCAATGACTATTAACAAGAGTCAGGGACAATCACTGTCTAGAGTTGGTCTGTATCTGAAACAGCCAGTTTTCACCCATGGTCAGCTGTATGTTGCTTTATCGAGATTTAAAACCAGACAAGGAGTTAAACTTCTGATTTTGGACAATGACGGCAAACCTACTAATAAAACGACAAATGTAGTTTACAAAGAAGTATTTCGTGACTTGTGA
- the LOC110923324 gene encoding probable UDP-N-acetylglucosamine--peptide N-acetylglucosaminyltransferase SEC isoform X5, whose protein sequence is MEKIDVYAFGVVLLELLTGRKPISNGHPKGEESLVMWANPVLNSGKFSRLLDPILGVDYDVDQMECMALAAMLCIRRVPRARPQITIIRNRIEMYPYSLDAWSNLGSAYMRKGRLTEAAQCCRQALSLNPHLADTQLLEAYAYKCYLEALYIQPTFGIFYSNLAGLFMESGDLSRAHQYYKAFGMAAEAIVCYQRTLQSKPDYAMAYGNLASVYDEQGNLDIATVNFNGETYESPNYCTTLRQAEHSAAGVALNALMSRVSSNALAGRILVRFCGF, encoded by the exons ATGGAGAAAATTGATGTGTATGCATTTGGTGTTGTGCTTCTTGAGCTTCTTACCGGAAGGAAGCCGATAAGCAATGGACATCCAAAGGGTGAAGAGAGTTTGGTTATGTGG GCAAATCCAGTTCTGAACAGCGGGAAATTTTCAAGATTGTTGGACCCCATTTTGGGTGTTGACTATGATGTTGACCAAATGGAGTGCATGGCTCTTGCTGCTATGCTTTGTATTAGACGTGTACCTAGGGCTCGGCCCCAAATCACCATT ATCAGAAATAGGATCGAAATGTATCCTTATTCGCTGGATGCATGGTCAAACCTGGGAAGTGCATACATGAGGAAAGGAAGACTTACTGAAGCTGCTCAATGCTGTCGGCAGGCTCTTTCACTAAACCCTCATTTGGCAGACACACAGTTGCTTGAAGCTTAC GCATACAAGTGCTACCTGGAGGCACTCTATATACAACCGACTTTTGGCATTTTCTATTCTAATCTTGCTGGCCTTTTCATGGAGTCTGGCGATCTTAGTAGGGCACATCAGTATTACAAG GCTTTTGGAATGGCTGCTGAAGCTATCGTCTGTTATCAGCGAACTCTTCAATCCAAACCAGATTATGCTATGGCTTATG GGAATCTAGCCAGCGTATATGACGAGCAAGGTAACTTGGACATAGCGACGGTTAATTTCAACGGCGAGACATATGAGAGCCCTAACTACTGCACGACGTTGAGACAGGCGGAGCATTCGGCGGCGGGGGTGGCTCTGAATGCGCTCATGAGCCGTGTTTCGTCGAATGCGTTAGCGGGAAGGATTTTGGTGAGGTTTTGTGGTTTCTAG
- the LOC110924146 gene encoding uncharacterized protein LOC110924146 produces MDKELGRLCFANQTVDLGRDYTIMRNDYFDHGDQCITCEVCNAKLWDAEKGRGRKEKGRICYFLCCGYGKVELPDYKDAVPSYKKLFMYKDKESKHFLNNIRRYNSMFAFTSMGGKVDPTVNRGNGPFCYRISGENYHSTGSLLPKNGDQPKFCQLYIFDTENELSNRQSVFSRSKDTSSSSVAELDSKLIEHIKCVLDSENQLVKAYRMVRDCFHENPDLNLKLRLIGIREKDGRTYNLPTCGEVAALIVGDIANTINNRDIVIETQTGTLKRISELHPSYLALQYPILFPYGDDGYRIDIPHRGVVDVINKKRPNCTMREFFAYRVQDRINQFSLILNSRRLFQQFLVDAYTMIESERLNYIRLQQKNLRSDSYESLCELRNKGQQDISKVGKQIFFPSSFTGGARYMMQNYLDAMAICKWFGYPDFFITITCNPKWPEVKRFLRDTNLKPEDRPDVLSRLFKIKLDSICKDFKERHLFGKVAAVVYTIEFQKRGLPHAHLCLFL; encoded by the exons ATGGACAAGGAACTAGGCCGGTTATGTTTTGCTAATCAAACAGTGGATTTGGGCCGAGACTACACAATAATGAGGAACG ATTATTTCGACCATGGTGACCAATGTATTACTTGTGAAGTATGCAATGCTAAATTATGGGATGCAGAAAAAGGAAGGGGAAGAAAAGAGAAAGGAAGAATATGCTATTTCTTATGTTGTGGTTATGGCAAAGTAGAGCTACCAGATTATAAAGATGCTGTCCCAAGTTATAAGAAACTTTTTATGTATAAGGATAAAGAAAGCAAACATTTTTTGAATAATATTCGACGGTATAACTCCATGTTTGCTTTCACGTCAATGGGTGGTAAGGTTGATCCCACTGTTAATAGAGGTAATGGACCATTCTGCTACAGAATTAGTGGTGAGAACTATCACAGCACTGGAAGCCTGCTTCCGAAAAACGGAGATCAACCAAAATTTTGCCAGCTCTACATTTTCGATACTGAAAACGAACTTTCCAACAGACAATCCGTTTTTAG TCGTTCCAAGGATACATCTTCCTCAAGTGTGGCTGAACTTGATAGTAAACTGATTGAACATATAAAATGTGTTTTAGATTCAGAAAATCAGTTGGTAAAAGCTTATAGGATGGTTAGAGACTGTTTTCATGAAAACCCTGATCTTAATCTCAAGCTTCGTCTAATTGGTATTAGAGAAAAGGATGGACGAACGTATAATTTACCAACCTGTGGTGAAGTTGCTGCTCTAATTGTGGGGGATATTGCCAACACAATCAACAATAGAGATATAGTTATTGAAACGCAGACAGGTACTTTGAAACGAATTAGTGAATTGCATCCTTCATACCTTGCACTTCAATATCCTATTTTGTTCCCTTATGGGGATGATGGTTACAGAATTGACATCCCTCATCGAGGTGTCGTAGACGTAATCAATAAGAAACGTCCAAATTGTACAATGAGAGAGTTCTTTGCATATCGTGTGCAAGACAGAATTAATCAGTTTTCATTGATTCTAAATTCAAGGAGACTCTTCCAACAATTCTTGGTTGATGCGTATACTATGATTGAGAGTGAAAGGCTTAACTACATACGACTTCAACAAAAGAATCTAAGGTCAGATAGCTATGAAAGTCTCTGTGAATTAAGAAATAAGGGTCAGCAAGACATATCTAAGGTTGGAAAACAAATCTTTTTTCCTTCTTCGTTTACCGGTGGCGCTAGATATATGATGCAAAATTATTTAGATGCCATGGCTATCTGTAAGTGGTTTGGTTATCCGGATTTTTTTATAACCATCACTTGCAATCCAAAGTGGCCTGAGGTTAAAAGGTTTCTTAGAGACACAAATCTTAAACCTGAAGATAGGCCCGATGTACTGAGCAgattgtttaaaataaagttggaTTCAATTTGCAAAGATTTTAAAGAACGACATCTATTTGGAAAAGTTGCAGCAG TTGTTTACACAATCGAGTTTCAAAAGAGAGGATTGCCTCATGCCCACCTATGCTTATTCTTGTAA